TAGGCAGGGCTCAGTAGCTCTATGAACAGCTGGCCGTCAAACATAAAATAGGACACATTCGATCGCCGGCTCTTTCCTAGTCGGATTTTggaggaaacaaaaaaaagcaggAGTTGAAGAAGCAGCGGCTGCAGACAAAATGAATGGTGCTGAGAAACGTGTTGATTTGGCAACGATAATAGGAAACAATGCCAGCGGAGTAATTCCAGTTTGTGACTATGTGAATAGATCCCCAAAAAGAAATGAAATGTCTCATTGGCTGATAATGGATTGTGTAGGAGATATCATATCCTATCTGTTTGATCTGAAGATTCTTCACGGCAAATACACGGCATAAATATGGCCATTACTGGGGAGGATTTAATTACAAATCACTCATCAAGGATCACAACTTAAGGTATttacattgtatttttattcgGAAGTAAGAAAACTAACGGGCTAATGTTTTGTTTCAGCgaaatttgttcaatttcatcAATACGATCATCGCCAGCTAGTCCATTTGCAATGCATACAGGATGTTTTTGGTGTAAATATATACACAAGTTCCAAGCATTTTCTTATAGACAAAGTATCGTAAAGTACTCCAGAAAGAGAGAAACAGACAAAAAGAAATAATTCAATCAGCGCAGGTTAGGCTCAggttttttttaacgatttagAATTAAGAAAAATTGCATTTCTCACAATTCAATACGAGAGGATGAAGATAGTTTAGACCTGATTGTGATTATGGACGCTATTCCGGCTGCGAGGAATATTTTATTTAGAATCATATGaagtaaatttataatttaatgCAATCACGTAATACAATGATATGTAATTTATGatgtatatttatatattacataAAACTAATGATGACCGTGGTCTCTGTGagtttttgttttatcgttTAATAAATCATGTAAACACAAGAAACTATAATAAAAATCGAACAGTTTTGTTTTCGGTCGTcacggtgccagattggcacagtgttGGCTCGTAATTTGTTGTCAAATACgaagggtaggtcgacaaaatcattgcaaaatggcacggtATCGGCACCGTTGTCGGCACCATTTTTGTAACCAATTCGGTACAACAAAGTAGACTgggtagccatgtacagcggtaaaataggtcggtacaggtacagcgattgtaccgagttgcttgcatggttctagcgctgtacatggtgacagacatacaattttcggagtacaacggtagtacagctgtatgtctgtcataagtattataccatggacagacatacaactgtactagcgctgtacgtgtacagcattgtacaggtaccacgatagcatgacacacatactttggttgtacattgtaccgcatgtcagactgacattcagaagtttgaatttattgcattgtattttcaccaatatttcaatgaaaaaggtttttatttagcgtctaaactatcgaacacaacaaatatgtttccaatctgagttatcaactcaagagaaagtcattgaaaagaatgtataccaaatgttttgattcgttttgttcatgctacccaccactaaccgtctatggcgctgcgcacagtacaactgtagccatgtacagcggtaaaataggtcggtacaggtacagcgattgtaccgagttgcttgcatggtcctagcgctgtacatggtgacagacatacaattttcgaagtacaacgaaagtacagctgtatgtctgtcataagtattagatcgccaataagtatcaaccaaggcgcgtagaagtatatcctaaggtgggccaacttgctaaaaccactcttcagccatcctggaagtctactgtgttttgtttacacacaaaataaaacacagtagacttccaagctAAGTtccttgctaaaaccactcttcagccatcttggaagtctactgtattttgtttgtaaacaaaacacaatacgctattgccgaagctcgctcgtgatcagtctgtctctttcacgctacaagcaaataattccccttctactttcttccgtgctgttttcatataccgctcccctaaccaacttagtgacgaaacggcctcacctagtaccatagacccgtcttggtatcaaccaaggcgcgtagaagtatatcctaaggtgggccaacttgctaaaaccactcttcagccatattggaagtctactgtgttttgtttgtaaacaaaacacaatacgctagtgccgaagctcgctcctgatcagtctgtctctttcacgcttcaaggaaataattccccttctgctttcttccgtactgttttcatataccgctcccctaaccaacttagtgacgaaacggcctcacctagtaccatagacccgtcttggtatcAACCAGTTTCCAGgggttaagccgggttcagacggtgcgagtaagcatacgagtcggtctagtcagttactgcagtgcagctactcacaccgtgtgaacacatcatgccagttagtgtcatgagtaatccggcgtgcgagctacttcaaagttttttgattttactcgcactcgcatccctaaaaacgtcaaaaacagcatttagcgctcgaatcggGGATGCCAaacgtaaagaaatgtctccattttgaagatatttcaaaatattaacaAACTCGAAAATTcttggaaaacaaataaaacccacaTAGTTTCTAAataaaatcgttgttattttgttttatactctttctttttgagatagttttcttgaaaacaaaaacataagccATCCATGAGTGAAGACATCAGATGATAATTCCATATGCCGTGCAAGGATATTTGAGAAAGATACCTGGCATCCCTAATCAAAGATAGAATATCTATATTAAATGGCGGCATCCGTGTTTGTGAGGCAaatttctctatcagattagtatacttgaaggcagttttaaaccgttaaaatttgaatgaaaatttcatacatacattatttgaccatttaaagcacgTGACCCTGATCCTCaataaactattttcctatatattttttttatatttccaccaaaacttatcattatagtaTAAAGTtatcatcagacacaattttcgttcaagattcacTCACTACTTGcagaaaaagtattgttctattaaacagaatacatattcgatttgaaaaagttcattttcattcataatttcaatttttgacgcgtatttattccacctgtaaATCAACTATCATTTTCACTTCACAAATCGGCACaagaagctgctgtcaaggcgaaatacGAAGAGATAGTAGTCCGTGTGCAttctgtttgtttgcatgttttttCGTGTTAGCAGCAGCAGttaaaagcaaaaaaatgacgcaaagaTGGAATTCGGAACAAAATGAACACTTTGTGGAATTATATAAAGAACAAACCATTTTGTGGAACTGTATGGATCCCAATTATAAAAACAGAGATTTGCGTAAAGCCTCGCTTGAATACATTCGTTCAGAAGTGGGGTTATCGGATACGAAAgaagttacaaaaaaaataaaaaatttacgtTCTACATACAACCAggagaaattaaaaattgagaaaagcaAACGAAGCGGATGTGGTACTGATGAGATATATAAACCTTCCGTCCAATGGTTCGATGCCATGGATTACATCATGAATATTATTCATCTGaaggaaaaacaaacaataagtaaTCTAGTAAGTTATTTTCTTCTATTATATAATGCACTATAAcactaaatatatatatacattactAAATGATTCGATATTATACTATACTGCAACTATACTACACTATATTATACTGTATTCTCTAATTAATAAATCATATTATTTTGCCAAGTAACCGCTCCCTCGCTATTAAAgtaatgtttatatttatctCTCATTTTCTCTGCAATAGCCTTTGATCTATTATTCATCCGTGAGCGTTGAATGCTTCGTAAACCCTCAATCTCTGACCTCCACTGccctaaattaatttcaaaatttattatgTCTTCATAGTCAATTGTTCCTGGTGGAGTATACGTTTTCGATGCAGACATACGCAACCAGTTGTGTAAAGTACATGCACATAAAACTATCTTCATTGCGGTATCCTCTCTAACCTGGATTGGTTTTCCCAAAATACGAAAACGAGATGCTAAAATGCCAAAtccattttcaactattctcCTTGCTCTGCTCAATCTGTAGTTAAAAATCTTTTCTTCTTTAGTCGGTGTATTTTTATAGGGCTTCAATAAATACGGCTTTAATGGAAACGCATCATCACCTACTAAAACGCCATTTTCAGGCAAtagaatattgttttctagatGAGAATATAAAGAGCATTTTTGAAATATCCCACCATCTGCGTTACGACCGTATGAGCCTATATCAACATATCTAAAACAATAATCGTGATCCACGATTGCCATTAACACTATGCTATTCGTTCCCTTATAGTTGTAATATTCACTACCACAATTAGGTGGTGCTTGAATTGTGATGTGCTTCCCATCAATAGCTCCATAGCAACCTGGGAAGTTCCACCTTGAATGGAATCCTACTCCTATATCTTGCCATTCTTCCTTATTCGGcatctgaaaaattaaaatataattgtTAGTTATGATTTCAATTAGAATAGtgtcataaaataaaatattttcaatttcaggaACCATTTCATGCATCAACATCTGGGAGCGATTTTGCTGAAGAAATTACAATAATCGATGAGGAGTACCTCGATGCTACTGATGAAAACAACGCTGATGAAATCCTACCAAAGAAGCCATCGAACAGAAGATCGAAGAAGAAATTGTCAACTGAGCAGTCTACAATACAAGCGGCCGTGAATGAACTGAAGGAACTGAATAATAATTTAACAGTGTCTGCCTCGAGTATGGGAGAACCAGAAGATGAATGTGAGGCAATTGGAAGACATGTTATAATGCAGCTCAGACAGTTATCCCCAATTGATAGAATTGATGCGACAGatgaaatacatgcaattctttCTAGATACCGTAAGAATGCCCTCTGCGTCAGTAGAATGCAATACACATATTCTGATCACGAATATACTGAAACATCACAGGCGACTGTAGGTTTTCCACCAAGATCACCCTAACGTCCTACATCTTCACAATCAAATCAACAGTCGCAAATACTATAACCAAGTCATGCAATATTGTACTATTTTTAAGGATCACTTTCCATACAATAGAACTTAGATAATAAAAAAAGCTACTTACTTTaataaaatcttttagactgaaaTTTATAgcgtcacatacttccggaattatcttagctatggatgccttcgagattctaaaaaatatcgacaataatctgaacgatattccagaggaGAGGTACACCAAAGTAATTtctaatttcactcttgcaggtatagcaccCCTCataagtgtatcttggcgttgtatttttggagcaattaaatccaatagTGTTTCCACTTGTTCTGGTGTtactctcaacactgctctgtactctcggggatcattatcgtagagttcgttcagtattgtatttgttgctccttttttttgcatccaattcctggcccaaatccttttgcctttctgctttttccgaaTAGTACCTTCAGCTCGAagtaattcagcacaaagtatttttgtaACCGCTTTTGTCACGGTACGAACTACAGTCAGCCGTGTTTTGCTGGACAACATTGTATACGGTATAAACTACGGTTAGCGTGTATTTCGGGATCAAATTGTGTGAtaataaatgcaactgaaaacctgagataaaaactgccaatagagatgtcgatttcggatcaattatCTGTCAAATTCTGATCTGATTCCTGTTTCTCATTATTTGAtgtacatttgaaaaatcacctggcatccctggtaaacccgtgctgtTGTATCTAGTTACATGCCAAcaactcacactgtgtgaacagacaaggcgagtcaaccgattgtcaagcgagtccaccgggtcagtagctgctcactgtcaagtcagctactagcaacgtataaatgggcctttaaggcccatttatacgttgctagtagctggcttcacaatgagcagctactgacccggtgaactcgcttgacaaatggttgactcgccttgtccgttcacacaatgtgagctgctggcaagaaactagatactacggcacaggttttccagagatgccaggcggtttttcaaatgtccatcaaatcgtcagaaacagcaatcagatccgaatttgtcagatgattgatccgaaatcgacttctttattggcagttttcgtcttagattttcagttgaatttatcattacacaattttatcgataaacacacactggccgtgtttaaaaatactttgtgctgaatttctttgaactgaaggtactatccggaaaaagcagaaagaaaaaaggattcggtccaggaattggatgcaaaaaaaaggagcaacaaatacaatattgaagtaactctacgatgatgatccccgagagtacagagcagtgttgagaataacacctgaaaaagtgaaaaaactgttggatttaattgctccacaaatacaacgcaagatacactcatgagggatgctatacctacataagtgaaactagaaatgttgtacctttcttctggaatatcgttcagattattgtcgatatttttttagaatctcgaaagcatccatagctaaaataattccgaaagtatgtagtgctacaaatggcagtctaaaagatttttcaaattttgaattatttcgccttgacagcagcttcgtgtaccaatttgtgaaatgaaaatgatagtagatttgcaggaggaataaatacgcctcaaaaactaaaataatgaatgaaaatctacttttttaaatggaatatgtattctgttttttagaacaatactttttttggaagttgtgagtgaatttcgaatgaaaattgtgcccgataatgattttatatttagaatcccaagaaaactatctcaaaaagaaaacgtgccccaccagcgtgcaaaacaaaataaaatgagtaaaaaaactttttaagttaaacggtttatttgtgattaaacataataatgtactaaaagctagagaaaataattaggcaagttgcagttagtagttatcacacctctccttcattagtctagggcattgataagactaaaataaaatagtgggacatatgatgaaatcactaattgtggataatgaaaatgaatggattttataatttaaaaagtttttgtttactcattttattttctagtttttagtacattatctgtttcattagaatatttctctacaataaaggcattgtactgtattctatcagtcaaaaaatttcatttgataccgatattgagtagattgcagaaaatacatagtgtgttctccaagtcaagttcgttggtttgatacacatatctcaatcaaccttttttttgagatgatatggaatcagcgattttgagcggaggccaaattggatttttcaagataagcagttttaaaatgacagcagttcctatccggtcagttcctattggtcaaatttctattactgtgggacaatcctacagacatacatacatacatacgaacagttcaagctaaataaaaccgtttaataaagtatattgctattttgtgattgcgaccatcttggattttaatttttcatgatctactgtgatctactattcaagccctttcatttgatacccatattaatggtgttttgacataatatgtagtccgccatttggtagaattttgatggatttgcatttttcacaaataaccgtgttctgctagtcaatccctttcatttgatacccattgttacgggggtttcggaggttctattcagcacgcgtttttatcaatgtatagcgagctcaaagctgtatttattaagagaaacaataattaaacaagaactttacattattaggttttacctacatttgatctcctcgttttaaattcaaagcacgacaggatgattcaattatttaacaatttgggaattcaactttattttgggttctatctctactccttttttgtgattagcaaagaatgtgtggtacgagagaagttttcagaatgacagtgatgacagctagctgtcaatgattgtctgggtgcgtcatggagtggcaccgtccggatgcgcaggttcagatcaagtcatcagtggcgtagtttgcttccccccaacacccatattaatgaagttttgggaaactatgtagtccgccatttagtagtggcagccatcttggatttgca
The Toxorhynchites rutilus septentrionalis strain SRP chromosome 2, ASM2978413v1, whole genome shotgun sequence genome window above contains:
- the LOC129770419 gene encoding uncharacterized protein LOC129770419 isoform X2, which encodes MTQRWNSEQNEHFVELYKEQTILWNCMDPNYKNRDLRKASLEYIRSEVGLSDTKEVTKKIKNLRSTYNQEKLKIEKSKRSGCGTDEIYKPSVQWFDAMDYIMNIIHLKEKQTISNLEPFHASTSGSDFAEEITIIDEEYLDATDENNADEILPKKPSNRRSKKKLSTEQSTIQAAVNELKELNNNLTVSASSMGEPEDECEAIGRHVIMQLRQYRKNALCVSRMQYTYSDHEYTETSQATVGFPPRSP
- the LOC129770419 gene encoding uncharacterized protein LOC129770419 isoform X1 → MTQRWNSEQNEHFVELYKEQTILWNCMDPNYKNRDLRKASLEYIRSEVGLSDTKEVTKKIKNLRSTYNQEKLKIEKSKRSGCGTDEIYKPSVQWFDAMDYIMNIIHLKEKQTISNLEPFHASTSGSDFAEEITIIDEEYLDATDENNADEILPKKPSNRRSKKKLSTEQSTIQAAVNELKELNNNLTVSASSMGEPEDECEAIGRHVIMQLRQLSPIDRIDATDEIHAILSRYRKNALCVSRMQYTYSDHEYTETSQATVGFPPRSP